The Pseudonocardia broussonetiae DNA segment CGTGAGCGCGCTGGCCGCGCTGCCGTGCGGGTGGCTGGTCGAGCGGTACGGCTCCGGGACGACGAGCCGGATCGCGGTGCTCGGGGCGGCCGCGGTGATGGCGGCGGTGGCGGCGTTCGCGCGCTCCTACCCGGCGCTCGTCGCGATCCTGCTGTGCAGCGCCTGGTGCAACGTGCTCGGGCAGCTCTCGTCGAACCTGACGCTCGCCCGGTACGTCCCGGCGCACCGGCTCGGGCTGTCGTTCGGCATCAAGCAGGCGGCGATCCCGCTGGCCACGCTGCTGGCCGGGCTGGCGGTGCCGGCCGTCGCGCTGACGTTCGGGTGGCGCTGGGCCTACGTCATCGGCTCCGGACTGGCGCTCGCCGCGCTGCTCGTCGCCCCGCGAGACTCGGTCGGCCGCGAGCAGACGCCCGCCGCGCCCGGCGAGCGCGCGACGGCCGCGCTGTCGGTGATCGGGGTCGCCGCGGGGCTGGCGGCGGCGGCGTCGTCGGCGCTGGGGATCTTCCTCGTCGCCTCCGCGGTCGACCGCGGCGTCGAGGCCGGCACCGCCGGCCTGGTGCTCACGCTCGGCAGCGTCGTCGGGCTCACCCTGCGCCTGGTGCACGGCTGGGCCGCCGACCACCGTGCGGGCGGGCACATCGCCGTCGTCGCGGCGTCGCTCGTGCTGGGGGCGGGTGGGCTCGCGCTGCTCGCGGTGCCCGGCACCGCCGCGCTCGTCGCCGGGACGGTGCTCGGGTTCGGGCTGGGCTGGGCGTGGCCCGGGCTGCTGCAGTTCGCGGTGGTGCGG contains these protein-coding regions:
- a CDS encoding MFS transporter, translated to MTEGGRAVVGAVTTTTVSVLPVFLTGGLAVQIAAELGFDPAGLGLVVALFFGVSALAALPCGWLVERYGSGTTSRIAVLGAAAVMAAVAAFARSYPALVAILLCSAWCNVLGQLSSNLTLARYVPAHRLGLSFGIKQAAIPLATLLAGLAVPAVALTFGWRWAYVIGSGLALAALLVAPRDSVGREQTPAAPGERATAALSVIGVAAGLAAAASSALGIFLVASAVDRGVEAGTAGLVLTLGSVVGLTLRLVHGWAADHRAGGHIAVVAASLVLGAGGLALLAVPGTAALVAGTVLGFGLGWAWPGLLQFAVVRLNPSAPAAATSIVQVGVYGGGFLGPVGFGFLAAQLGFPTAWLVGAVTMLVAAVLMVLGRRMLVAHQARRSASAIAS